A region from the Thermodesulfobacteriota bacterium genome encodes:
- a CDS encoding MFS transporter, with amino-acid sequence MTATPLARSQRYRHVIFWILAAGYVLVYFHRLCPAVVAVDMMRDLQAGGTLAGLLASAYFYPYAAMQLPAGLLADSWGPRRTIAAFSLLAFAGSVLLGLAPTAAGAIAGRVLVGLGVSMLFVATMKVLAEWFRPDEFATMAGFLMAMGGVGSLTAASPLAAMSAWVGWRMSFVLVGVLTLGLAALVWLFVRDRPADMGLPSPFTQAGPAPVAIPLREGVAKVLRHGPFWFLATWFFFELAIFFAFGGLWGGPYLMQVHGLSKAQAGGILSMLAVGMIVGSPFLSWASNRLLRGRKPVIVLCSAATLGITAVLAFRTASVAVWALYPLCLGLGITASAVVTIGFTTAKELFPVQMAGTATGLVNLFPFAGGAVFQPMLGAILEAHGRVEGAFTVAGYRSAFLVLVGCAALALAASLGLKETLRRA; translated from the coding sequence ATGACCGCGACGCCGCTTGCCCGGTCCCAAAGGTATCGTCACGTCATCTTCTGGATCCTGGCCGCCGGGTACGTGCTCGTGTACTTCCACCGCCTGTGCCCTGCCGTGGTGGCGGTGGACATGATGCGCGACCTCCAGGCGGGGGGGACGCTGGCGGGGCTGCTGGCCTCGGCCTACTTCTACCCTTACGCGGCCATGCAGCTCCCGGCGGGGCTGCTGGCCGACTCCTGGGGGCCCCGGCGCACCATTGCGGCCTTCTCGCTGCTGGCCTTCGCCGGCTCGGTGCTCCTGGGGCTCGCCCCGACGGCCGCGGGCGCGATCGCGGGCCGGGTGCTGGTGGGCCTGGGGGTCTCCATGCTCTTCGTGGCCACCATGAAGGTCCTGGCCGAGTGGTTTCGGCCCGACGAGTTCGCCACCATGGCCGGCTTCCTCATGGCCATGGGGGGCGTGGGCTCCCTCACGGCAGCCTCGCCCCTGGCCGCGATGAGCGCGTGGGTGGGGTGGCGCATGTCCTTTGTGTTGGTCGGCGTCCTCACCCTGGGTCTCGCGGCCCTGGTGTGGCTCTTCGTGCGCGACCGGCCGGCCGACATGGGGTTGCCCTCCCCGTTCACCCAGGCTGGACCGGCGCCCGTCGCGATCCCCCTGCGGGAGGGGGTGGCCAAGGTGCTCCGCCACGGCCCCTTCTGGTTCCTCGCGACATGGTTCTTCTTCGAGCTCGCCATCTTCTTTGCCTTCGGCGGCCTGTGGGGCGGACCCTACCTCATGCAGGTGCACGGCCTCTCCAAGGCCCAGGCAGGGGGCATCCTCTCCATGCTGGCGGTGGGCATGATCGTGGGCAGCCCCTTCCTGAGCTGGGCGTCGAACCGCCTCCTCCGGGGCCGCAAGCCGGTCATCGTCCTGTGCAGCGCGGCCACCCTGGGCATTACCGCCGTGCTGGCCTTTCGCACGGCGTCGGTGGCCGTGTGGGCCCTCTACCCCCTGTGCTTGGGATTGGGCATCACGGCCAGCGCGGTGGTCACGATAGGCTTCACCACGGCCAAGGAGCTCTTCCCGGTGCAGATGGCCGGCACGGCTACGGGGCTCGTGAACCTCTTTCCCTTCGCCGGCGGGGCGGTCTTCCAACCCATGCTCGGGGCCATACTCGAAGCCCACGGCCGGGTGGAGGGCGCCTTCACCGTCGCGGGCTACCGCAGCGCCTTCCTGGTGCTCGTGGGCTGCGCAGCCCTGGCCCTGGCGGCGAGCCTGGGGCTCAAGGAAACCCTGCGCCGAGCCTGA
- a CDS encoding carboxymuconolactone decarboxylase family protein yields the protein MRDIHPVFTQFKAEFPEVHVREEALGQAIHEGGGPLDRKTRCLLKVAVAGATRHARALETHLAKAREAGASEEELRHALLLLIPTCGFPTFMEAYQVYKREP from the coding sequence ATGCGCGACATCCACCCCGTCTTCACCCAGTTCAAGGCCGAGTTCCCCGAGGTGCACGTCCGGGAGGAGGCCCTGGGCCAGGCGATCCACGAGGGGGGCGGACCCCTGGACCGGAAGACCCGCTGCCTGCTCAAGGTGGCGGTGGCCGGGGCCACCCGGCACGCCCGCGCCCTGGAGACCCACCTGGCCAAGGCCCGGGAAGCGGGGGCGTCGGAGGAGGAACTGCGCCACGCGCTCCTCCTGCTCATCCCCACCTGCGGCTTCCCGACCTTCATGGAGGCCTACCAGGTCTACAAGCGGGAACCGTGA
- a CDS encoding DUF4149 domain-containing protein: protein MAALADAVYRLTLSLWVGGMSIFTFLVTPILFRSLGRDEAGRIVGLYFPAYFTYTLVLTAVALAAFFLLSRRGWRARHWVCAFLLVLAVASAGFVRFGYYPRAQEVKARIASFETVPASDPLRREFSRLHGASMALNLFLLTDGAFLLLLAPGVRRP from the coding sequence GTGGCCGCTCTTGCCGACGCCGTCTATCGCCTGACCCTCTCCCTGTGGGTGGGCGGCATGTCGATCTTTACCTTCCTGGTGACCCCGATTCTCTTCCGAAGCCTGGGACGGGACGAGGCGGGGCGGATCGTCGGCCTCTACTTTCCGGCCTACTTCACCTACACCCTCGTCCTGACCGCCGTCGCCCTGGCGGCCTTCTTCCTGCTCTCGCGCAGGGGCTGGCGCGCCCGCCACTGGGTGTGCGCGTTCCTGCTGGTGCTCGCGGTGGCATCGGCGGGGTTCGTCCGGTTCGGGTACTATCCCCGCGCCCAGGAGGTGAAGGCGCGCATCGCCTCTTTCGAGACCGTGCCGGCCTCCGACCCACTTCGGCGGGAGTTTTCGCGGCTCCACGGGGCGAGCATGGCCCTCAACCTCTTCCTCCTGACCGACGGGGCCTTCCTGCTGCTGCTCGCCCCGGGCGTGCGCCGGCCCTAG
- a CDS encoding L-fuculose-phosphate aldolase, with the protein MRLRRERSQIVEFGCRLLSAGLTTGSGGNLSLLRRDTGLIAVSPSGLPYPEMTPGDVVLVDLDGRVEEGACRPTSELAFHLAIYHSRPEVNAVVHTHSPWATTVACLGWELPPVHYLVGFAGKKVPLAPYATFGTPELARNTARALGSHQAVLLANHGLVAVGSDLPQAFAVAEEIELVARIYVQAKAAGEPVILPDEEMDRVVEKFRAYGQRGQRGGARAGARPGRAAAGRPRRSGGRG; encoded by the coding sequence ATGCGCCTGCGCCGCGAGCGCTCCCAGATCGTCGAGTTCGGCTGCCGCCTGCTCTCGGCGGGGCTCACCACGGGCTCGGGGGGAAACCTGAGCCTGCTTCGCCGCGACACGGGACTCATCGCCGTGAGTCCGAGCGGCCTCCCCTACCCCGAGATGACCCCGGGGGACGTGGTGCTGGTGGATCTCGACGGGCGGGTCGAGGAAGGGGCTTGCCGACCCACCTCCGAGCTCGCCTTCCACTTGGCCATCTACCACTCCCGCCCCGAGGTGAACGCCGTCGTCCACACCCATTCCCCCTGGGCGACGACCGTGGCGTGCCTGGGCTGGGAGCTTCCGCCGGTGCACTACCTGGTGGGCTTTGCCGGCAAGAAGGTGCCGCTCGCGCCCTACGCCACCTTTGGCACCCCGGAGCTCGCCCGCAACACCGCCCGGGCCCTGGGGAGCCACCAGGCCGTGCTCCTGGCCAACCACGGACTGGTGGCGGTGGGTTCAGACCTGCCCCAGGCATTTGCCGTGGCCGAAGAGATCGAGCTCGTCGCGCGCATCTACGTGCAGGCGAAAGCCGCCGGGGAGCCGGTGATCCTGCCCGACGAAGAGATGGATCGGGTCGTGGAGAAGTTTCGCGCGTACGGCCAGCGGGGGCAGCGGGGCGGGGCTAGGGCCGGCGCACGCCCGGGGCGAGCAGCAGCAGGAAGGCCCCGTCGGTCAGGAGGAAGAGGTTGA
- the pxpB gene encoding 5-oxoprolinase subunit PxpB translates to MAHVPVPVLRPCGDSAVSVELGEGIDLAVNRRVHALGRALAARSHPGIVALSPAYRSLFVEYDPRRCSFEELALLVEEAAQLPDLAAARGAEVEIPVCYGGVLGPDLEEVAAFHGLDPARVAELHAAPVYHVYLVGFTPGFPYLGGLDPRLHTPRRATPRERVAAGSVGIADRQTGIYPIESPGGWQLIGRTPLRLFDLGREPPFLVPAGARLRFLPISREEYDRLAGA, encoded by the coding sequence ATGGCCCACGTTCCAGTGCCCGTTTTGCGCCCCTGCGGCGACTCGGCCGTGAGCGTCGAGCTCGGCGAGGGGATCGACCTCGCGGTGAACCGGCGGGTCCACGCCCTGGGGCGTGCGTTGGCCGCCCGGAGTCACCCCGGCATCGTGGCCCTGAGCCCGGCGTACCGATCGCTCTTCGTGGAGTATGATCCCCGGCGCTGCTCCTTCGAGGAGCTGGCCCTCCTGGTGGAGGAGGCGGCGCAGTTGCCCGACCTCGCTGCGGCACGTGGGGCCGAGGTGGAGATCCCGGTGTGCTACGGGGGCGTGCTGGGGCCCGACCTGGAGGAAGTGGCCGCCTTCCACGGCCTCGATCCGGCCCGGGTCGCGGAGCTCCACGCCGCACCGGTCTACCACGTGTACCTGGTGGGGTTCACCCCGGGCTTCCCGTACCTGGGCGGCCTGGACCCGCGCCTCCACACGCCCCGGCGGGCCACGCCCCGGGAGCGGGTGGCGGCGGGCAGCGTGGGCATCGCCGACCGCCAGACCGGGATCTACCCCATCGAGAGCCCGGGCGGGTGGCAGCTCATCGGCCGCACGCCCCTTCGCCTCTTCGACCTCGGCCGCGAGCCGCCGTTCCTCGTCCCCGCCGGGGCACGTCTCCGGTTTCTGCCGATCTCCCGGGAGGAGTACGACCGCCTTGCGGGTGCGTAG
- a CDS encoding biotin-dependent carboxyltransferase family protein: MRSAGPLATVQDLGRRAWQHMGVPVAGAMDSLALRLANLAAGNPEGAAGIEVTLGGLEAEFLSPARFAVAGPGTGVRLNGTPVPAWECRKARAGDVLRLDAPAAGARDYLAVAGGIAVPPVLGSRSTYLRGGFGGLEGRPLRAGDVLPVGLEVGEPRGPVPPTLRPDYAAGAPLRVVLGPQEEAFPEEALAAFLAGTFRVTPRADRMGCLLDGPRLAHRGGADIVSEGIAEGSVQVPGDGRPILLLADRPTTGGYAKIATVACVDLPRAAQLLPGSEVRFAAVSLWEARELLLWREYAVGRYKEGAG; the protein is encoded by the coding sequence GTGCGTAGCGCGGGCCCCCTGGCCACGGTCCAGGATCTGGGCCGCCGGGCCTGGCAGCACATGGGGGTGCCCGTGGCCGGCGCCATGGACTCCCTGGCCCTTCGCCTGGCGAACCTGGCGGCGGGCAACCCCGAGGGCGCGGCGGGGATCGAGGTGACCCTGGGGGGCTTGGAGGCCGAGTTCCTGTCGCCGGCCCGGTTCGCCGTCGCGGGCCCGGGCACGGGGGTGCGACTCAACGGGACTCCGGTGCCGGCCTGGGAGTGCCGGAAGGCCCGGGCGGGGGACGTGCTGCGGCTGGATGCCCCGGCGGCCGGCGCCCGAGACTACCTGGCGGTGGCCGGGGGGATCGCAGTACCCCCGGTGCTCGGCAGCCGGTCCACCTACCTGCGGGGCGGTTTCGGGGGGCTGGAGGGCCGCCCCCTGCGGGCGGGAGACGTGCTCCCGGTGGGCCTCGAAGTCGGCGAGCCGCGAGGCCCGGTGCCTCCGACCCTGCGGCCCGACTACGCCGCGGGCGCCCCGCTGCGGGTGGTGCTGGGGCCCCAGGAGGAGGCCTTTCCGGAGGAGGCCCTGGCGGCGTTCCTGGCGGGGACCTTTCGGGTCACCCCCCGGGCCGACCGCATGGGCTGCCTCCTGGACGGGCCCCGGCTGGCCCACCGCGGGGGCGCCGACATCGTCTCCGAGGGCATCGCCGAGGGCTCGGTGCAGGTGCCGGGGGACGGCCGCCCCATCCTGCTCCTGGCCGACCGCCCCACCACCGGCGGCTACGCCAAGATCGCCACCGTGGCCTGCGTGGACCTCCCCCGGGCGGCCCAGCTCCTGCCCGGCAGCGAGGTCCGGTTCGCGGCGGTCTCCCTCTGG